The Urbifossiella limnaea genome has a window encoding:
- a CDS encoding 5-oxoprolinase subunit PxpA yields MLLDLNADLGEAAGFDAALMPLVTSANVCCGAHAGGPDETAATLALARAHGVAVGAHPGYPDREHFGRRNLPTPSNTLYAQLVHQLAGFVAAAARAGVAVRYVKPHGALYNQAAADAAFANVLCSAVAGWDLPVVGLPGSEVERMCALLNVPFVAEGFADRHYRPDGSLVPRTEADAFVHDPAEAVAQIERLVRERGVRTVCVHGDNPEAVAFTTAVRAGLLARGFELRAFAA; encoded by the coding sequence ATGCTCCTCGACCTGAACGCCGACCTCGGGGAAGCCGCCGGGTTCGACGCCGCGCTGATGCCGCTGGTCACGTCCGCGAACGTCTGCTGCGGGGCGCACGCCGGCGGCCCGGACGAGACCGCCGCCACCCTCGCGCTGGCCCGCGCCCACGGCGTCGCCGTCGGCGCCCACCCCGGCTACCCCGACCGCGAGCACTTCGGCCGCCGCAACCTGCCGACGCCGTCGAACACCCTGTACGCGCAGCTCGTCCACCAGCTCGCCGGGTTCGTCGCCGCGGCCGCGCGGGCCGGCGTGGCGGTGCGGTACGTCAAGCCGCACGGGGCGCTGTACAACCAGGCCGCCGCCGACGCCGCGTTCGCCAACGTCCTCTGCTCCGCGGTCGCCGGGTGGGACTTGCCCGTCGTCGGCCTGCCGGGGTCGGAAGTCGAGAGGATGTGCGCCCTGCTGAACGTGCCGTTCGTGGCCGAGGGCTTCGCCGACCGCCACTACCGGCCCGACGGGTCGCTCGTGCCGCGGACCGAGGCGGACGCCTTCGTCCACGACCCGGCCGAGGCGGTGGCGCAGATCGAACGGCTGGTGCGGGAGCGCGGCGTCCGCACCGTCTGCGTCCACGGCGACAACCCGGAGGCGGTGGCGTTCACGACGGCCGTCCGCGCCGGGCTCCTGGCCCGCGGGTTCGAGCTGAGGGCGTTCGCCGCATGA
- a CDS encoding 5-oxoprolinase subunit C family protein: MSLCVKRPGMLSLLVDAGRPRSRALGVPVGGAADRAALAIGNALVGNAPDAAALELTLAGPTLVAEHPTAAVVFGAPFAVLARGTIITPGTTFQLEPGDTLTIGATPAGARGYLCVAGGFDGPLVLGSRSALDPLTADAVLPCRPSRGEPRGLGFAALPDAEPYTLRALPGPQRDWFAADAFFGREYTVTPASNRMGVRLAGEPLTRRPGELVSEAVGPGAVQVANDGLPIVLGVDGQTIGGYPKVAHVIRADLDRLAQLRPGDRVRFRLVTWEEAEAAARERAAAVRAWLVRLRAADRAPVCGY; this comes from the coding sequence ATGAGTCTGTGCGTCAAGCGCCCCGGCATGCTGTCGCTGCTGGTTGATGCGGGTCGGCCGCGCAGCCGCGCCCTCGGCGTGCCCGTCGGCGGGGCCGCCGACCGCGCCGCGCTGGCGATCGGGAACGCGCTCGTGGGGAACGCGCCGGACGCGGCCGCGCTGGAACTCACGCTCGCCGGCCCGACGCTGGTGGCCGAGCACCCGACGGCCGCGGTCGTGTTCGGGGCGCCGTTCGCGGTGTTGGCACGTGGCACGATTATCACCCCGGGCACGACGTTCCAGCTCGAACCGGGCGACACGCTGACGATCGGCGCCACGCCGGCCGGCGCCCGCGGCTACCTGTGCGTCGCCGGCGGGTTCGACGGGCCGCTCGTACTCGGCAGCCGCTCGGCGCTCGACCCGCTGACGGCCGACGCCGTCCTGCCGTGCCGGCCGAGCCGCGGCGAACCGCGGGGGCTGGGGTTCGCGGCGCTGCCGGACGCGGAGCCGTACACCCTCCGCGCCCTCCCCGGCCCGCAGCGCGACTGGTTCGCCGCCGACGCCTTCTTCGGCCGTGAGTACACGGTGACGCCGGCCAGCAACCGCATGGGCGTCCGCCTCGCCGGCGAGCCGCTGACCCGCCGGCCCGGCGAGCTGGTGTCCGAAGCGGTCGGCCCGGGGGCGGTGCAGGTCGCCAACGACGGCCTGCCGATCGTGCTCGGCGTGGACGGCCAGACGATCGGCGGCTACCCGAAGGTGGCGCACGTGATCCGCGCCGACCTCGACCGCCTGGCGCAGCTGCGGCCCGGCGACCGCGTCCGCTTCCGACTGGTGACGTGGGAGGAGGCCGAGGCCGCCGCCCGCGAGCGCGCCGCGGCGGTGCGGGCGTGGCTGGTCCGCCTGCGCGCCGCCGACCGCGCCCCGGTGTGCGGGTACTGA
- a CDS encoding pyridoxal phosphate-dependent aminotransferase translates to MPRPPPGMEADPVARPFWLTRLLVRTGVARFLPSARRLTDGHPHAVRYFSDKVLAAPADELLDPAYLPGPLPPDVLDLNLPAPRTDSPVGPGRPTPDRRGTPPPWGTPDLKNALADHYVRRDGRDVDPEHELFVTHGATAAYAAALDAFVNPGDRVVLFDPCSPLFDLGAKSRRARVRRVPTWNDDGRCRFLERDFERAVRGAKLLVLADPANPTGACFAPEDLEYLLWIAAGSDALVYADESFGRFRYDGRGKSLGALPGAEKRVLTAGSVTPGWGLGSVRVGWLAGPRPLVRACALTASLSAPYVPTVCQQAAAQAVAEADTDFAPTLARFRDRRRYVIDRLRGLGLEPEWPAGGYFVWLPVSSLGLDGRVFAERLLRERRVLVGPGCAFGPSGAGHVRLSFAADDGRLREGLSRLAAFVAELRNPGAPPPPAEPAEPTELAQPAFSRV, encoded by the coding sequence ATGCCGCGCCCGCCCCCCGGCATGGAGGCCGACCCCGTGGCCCGTCCGTTCTGGCTCACCCGGCTGCTCGTTCGCACCGGCGTCGCCCGCTTCCTGCCGTCCGCCCGCCGCCTCACCGACGGCCACCCTCACGCCGTCCGCTACTTCTCCGACAAGGTGCTCGCCGCCCCCGCCGACGAACTCCTCGACCCCGCCTACCTCCCCGGCCCGCTGCCGCCCGACGTGCTCGACCTGAACCTCCCCGCGCCGCGCACCGACTCGCCCGTCGGCCCCGGCCGGCCCACGCCCGACCGCCGCGGCACCCCGCCGCCGTGGGGCACGCCCGACCTGAAGAACGCACTCGCCGACCACTACGTCCGCCGCGACGGCCGGGACGTGGACCCCGAGCACGAACTGTTCGTCACCCACGGCGCCACCGCCGCCTACGCCGCGGCGCTGGATGCGTTCGTGAACCCCGGCGACCGTGTCGTCCTGTTCGACCCGTGCTCGCCGCTGTTCGACCTCGGGGCGAAGTCGCGCCGCGCCCGCGTCCGCCGCGTGCCCACCTGGAACGACGACGGCCGCTGCCGGTTCCTGGAGCGCGACTTCGAGCGCGCCGTCCGCGGGGCGAAGCTGCTGGTGCTGGCCGACCCCGCCAACCCGACCGGGGCGTGCTTCGCGCCGGAAGACCTGGAATACCTGCTGTGGATCGCCGCCGGCTCGGACGCGCTGGTGTACGCCGACGAGTCGTTCGGCCGGTTCCGCTACGACGGCCGCGGCAAGTCGCTGGGGGCGCTGCCGGGCGCCGAGAAGCGCGTCCTCACGGCCGGCTCCGTGACGCCGGGGTGGGGGCTCGGTTCGGTGCGCGTCGGCTGGCTGGCGGGGCCGCGGCCGCTGGTCCGGGCGTGCGCCCTGACGGCGAGCCTGAGCGCCCCCTACGTGCCGACGGTGTGCCAGCAGGCGGCGGCGCAGGCCGTCGCGGAAGCCGACACCGACTTCGCCCCGACGCTGGCCCGTTTCCGCGACCGCCGGCGGTACGTGATCGACCGGCTCCGCGGCCTGGGCCTGGAACCGGAGTGGCCGGCGGGCGGGTACTTCGTGTGGCTGCCCGTGAGCAGCCTGGGTCTGGACGGTCGGGTGTTCGCGGAGCGGCTGCTGCGCGAGCGGCGGGTGCTGGTGGGGCCGGGCTGCGCCTTCGGGCCGTCGGGGGCGGGGCACGTGCGGCTGAGCTTCGCGGCGGACGACGGCCGGCTGCGCGAGGGGCTGTCGCGGCTGGCGGCGTTCGTGGCGGAGTTGCGGAACCCCGGGGCGCCGCCGCCGCCCGCGGAGCCGGCCGAGCCGACGGAGTTGGCCCAACCGGCGTTCAGCCGGGTGTAG
- a CDS encoding NADH-quinone oxidoreductase subunit A, translated as MVTPVPVPTAAGVEPAFDLSAYYPILLFAGAAAAFALGSLLATHVFPFKPRKPTRVKQMPYESGMDPVGSARMQFDIKFYLIAILFLVFDVELLFLYPWAVLAYGDGGSPAWREAFGTVVFVEILVFLATLAIAYVYAWRKGVFQWR; from the coding sequence GTGGTGACGCCGGTGCCGGTGCCGACTGCGGCGGGGGTCGAACCCGCGTTCGACCTGTCGGCCTACTACCCGATCCTTCTGTTCGCCGGCGCCGCCGCTGCGTTCGCCCTCGGCTCGTTGCTCGCCACGCACGTGTTCCCGTTCAAGCCCCGTAAGCCCACCCGCGTCAAGCAGATGCCCTACGAGTCCGGCATGGACCCGGTCGGCTCGGCGCGGATGCAGTTCGACATCAAGTTCTACCTCATCGCCATCCTGTTCCTCGTCTTCGACGTGGAACTGCTGTTCCTCTACCCGTGGGCCGTGCTCGCCTACGGCGACGGTGGCAGCCCGGCGTGGCGCGAGGCGTTCGGCACCGTCGTGTTCGTCGAAATCCTGGTGTTCCTGGCGACGCTCGCCATCGCCTACGTGTACGCCTGGCGGAAGGGGGTGTTCCAGTGGCGATGA
- a CDS encoding NADH-quinone oxidoreductase subunit B has protein sequence MAMTGYLPDFLVTKLDYVASMVRKHSLWPMPFATACCGIELMATASSRYDIARFGSEAMRFSPRQCDLMIVAGRVVMKMVPVMQRIWLQMPEPKWCISMGACASSGGVFDAYATVQGIDRFLPVDVYVPGCPPRPEQLIRAVLDIQEKVQRTGTIDAREFAARSAYEGPTALARELGAEEAIVAPGDYRTATRLRTPLN, from the coding sequence GTGGCGATGACCGGCTACCTGCCCGACTTCTTGGTCACGAAGCTCGACTACGTCGCCAGCATGGTGCGGAAGCACTCGCTGTGGCCGATGCCGTTCGCCACCGCCTGCTGCGGCATCGAGCTGATGGCGACGGCGAGCAGCCGGTACGACATCGCCCGGTTCGGCAGCGAGGCCATGCGGTTCAGCCCGCGGCAGTGCGACCTGATGATCGTCGCCGGCCGCGTGGTGATGAAGATGGTGCCGGTGATGCAGCGCATCTGGCTGCAGATGCCGGAGCCGAAGTGGTGCATCAGCATGGGCGCGTGCGCCAGCTCGGGCGGTGTGTTCGACGCTTACGCCACGGTGCAGGGCATCGACCGCTTCCTGCCGGTGGACGTGTACGTGCCCGGCTGCCCGCCGCGGCCGGAGCAGTTGATCCGCGCCGTGCTCGACATCCAGGAGAAGGTGCAGCGGACCGGCACGATCGACGCCCGCGAGTTCGCCGCGCGGTCGGCCTACGAGGGGCCGACGGCGCTGGCCCGCGAGCTGGGGGCGGAGGAGGCCATCGTGGCCCCCGGCGACTACCGCACCGCGACGCGCCTCCGCACGCCGTTGAACTGA
- a CDS encoding NADH-quinone oxidoreductase subunit C, giving the protein MPATIDTLTTKFPGAFTVSAFKDNARVELAAETAPAVLFDLLKCLKDECGFDFLADVAGIDYLNYPGAADRYAVVYALANTATAQRVFVKAFANDPDPELPSAVPLWKGAEWMEREVYDMFGVVFRGHPDLRRILMPSEFTSYPLRKDYPLRGLGERHNFPTITRAES; this is encoded by the coding sequence ATGCCCGCCACCATCGACACGCTGACGACGAAGTTCCCCGGGGCGTTCACCGTCTCGGCGTTCAAGGACAACGCCCGGGTCGAGCTCGCCGCCGAGACGGCACCGGCCGTGTTGTTCGACCTGCTGAAGTGCCTGAAGGACGAGTGCGGGTTCGACTTCCTCGCGGACGTGGCCGGCATCGATTATTTGAACTACCCCGGGGCCGCGGACCGCTACGCCGTGGTGTACGCACTGGCGAACACGGCCACGGCGCAGCGGGTGTTCGTGAAGGCGTTCGCCAACGACCCCGACCCGGAGCTGCCGTCGGCGGTGCCGCTGTGGAAGGGGGCCGAGTGGATGGAGCGGGAGGTGTACGACATGTTCGGCGTCGTCTTCCGCGGCCACCCGGACCTGCGCCGCATCCTGATGCCGAGCGAGTTCACGAGCTACCCGCTGCGGAAGGATTATCCGCTGCGCGGCCTCGGCGAGCGGCACAACTTCCCGACCATCACGCGGGCCGAAAGTTAG
- a CDS encoding NADH-quinone oxidoreductase subunit D has protein sequence MPVDVLPIADEAGADQEFLYTLNFGPQHPATHTTLRLVLTLDGETIVKAVPDIGYLHSGFEKLGEDLDFNQYVTVVDRMNYISPFANEVSWHHTVEKLLGIEVTPRCKYLRVILAELARINDHLLCVGAAALDLGALTAFLYAFNEREKIYNIFEAASGQRFHPGFSRVGGLMNDITDDVARLIRDFLATFPKAHADVVRLLNRNRIFVDRTKGIGVLSKADAISFSCSGPVARASGVVRDLRKDEPYLAYPELQSAFKVVCSTGGDCYARYHVRMEEIVESVNIIKAAVENIPSGPVNVALNDKVTIPDKTATYRSIEGLIQHFELFMWNRQWAPPVNEVYGATETANGELGFYLVSDGGPRAWRARTRPPSFIHFAAFPSMMEGHQISDVPAVLGSLNIIAAELDR, from the coding sequence ATGCCGGTTGACGTGCTGCCGATCGCCGACGAAGCGGGTGCGGACCAGGAGTTCCTGTACACCCTCAATTTCGGCCCGCAGCACCCGGCCACGCACACCACGCTGCGCCTCGTCCTCACCCTCGACGGCGAGACCATCGTCAAGGCCGTCCCCGACATCGGCTACCTCCACAGCGGGTTCGAGAAGCTCGGCGAAGACCTCGACTTCAACCAGTACGTCACCGTCGTCGACCGGATGAACTACATCAGCCCGTTCGCCAACGAGGTGAGCTGGCACCACACCGTCGAGAAGCTCCTCGGCATCGAGGTCACGCCGCGCTGCAAGTACCTGCGTGTGATTCTCGCCGAACTGGCCCGCATCAACGACCACCTGTTATGTGTGGGTGCGGCGGCGCTCGACCTGGGGGCGCTCACGGCGTTCCTCTACGCCTTCAACGAGCGCGAGAAGATTTACAACATCTTCGAGGCCGCGTCGGGGCAGCGCTTCCACCCCGGGTTCAGCCGCGTCGGCGGGCTGATGAACGACATCACCGACGACGTGGCCAGGCTCATCCGCGACTTCCTCGCCACGTTCCCGAAGGCGCACGCCGACGTGGTCCGGCTGCTGAACCGCAACCGCATCTTCGTGGACCGCACCAAGGGCATCGGCGTGCTGTCGAAGGCCGACGCGATCAGCTTCAGCTGCTCGGGGCCGGTGGCGCGGGCGTCCGGCGTCGTGCGCGACCTGCGGAAGGACGAGCCGTACCTGGCGTACCCCGAGCTGCAATCGGCGTTCAAGGTGGTGTGCTCGACCGGCGGCGATTGTTACGCCCGCTACCACGTGCGGATGGAAGAGATCGTGGAGTCGGTGAACATCATCAAGGCGGCGGTGGAGAACATCCCGAGCGGGCCGGTGAACGTCGCGCTCAACGACAAGGTGACGATCCCGGACAAGACGGCGACGTACCGCAGCATCGAGGGGCTGATTCAACACTTCGAGCTGTTCATGTGGAACCGGCAGTGGGCGCCGCCGGTGAACGAGGTGTACGGCGCGACCGAAACCGCGAACGGCGAGCTCGGCTTCTACCTGGTGTCGGACGGCGGCCCGCGGGCGTGGCGGGCCCGCACCCGGCCGCCGTCGTTCATCCACTTCGCGGCGTTCCCGTCGATGATGGAAGGGCACCAGATTTCGGACGTGCCGGCGGTGCTGGGGAGTTTGAACATCATCGCCGCGGAGCTGGACCGGTGA
- a CDS encoding NADH-quinone oxidoreductase subunit NuoE family protein: MGVLTEDQKRRIRGYVEKYPRKQAATLPALHLVHDENRTVSNDAIVEIAEILDLHPSEVQDTMTFYAFFKGEGQKNGATRLWVCRGLACMLRGAYELIEHCEHKLGVHCGETTGDGRITLEFAECIGACDGAPACLREDVHVMDVTPEKADALIEELRRA, from the coding sequence ATGGGCGTTCTCACCGAAGACCAGAAGCGCCGCATCCGCGGGTACGTCGAGAAGTACCCGCGCAAGCAGGCCGCCACGCTCCCGGCGCTGCACCTCGTCCACGACGAGAACCGCACCGTCTCGAACGACGCCATCGTCGAGATCGCGGAGATTCTCGACCTGCACCCGAGCGAGGTGCAGGACACGATGACCTTCTACGCCTTCTTCAAGGGCGAGGGGCAGAAGAACGGCGCGACGCGGCTGTGGGTGTGCCGCGGGCTGGCGTGCATGCTCCGCGGCGCCTACGAGCTGATCGAGCACTGCGAGCACAAGCTCGGCGTCCACTGCGGCGAGACGACGGGCGACGGCCGCATCACGCTGGAATTCGCCGAGTGCATCGGCGCCTGCGACGGCGCCCCGGCGTGCCTGCGGGAGGACGTTCACGTCATGGACGTGACGCCCGAGAAGGCCGACGCGCTGATCGAGGAGTTGCGGCGGGCGTAG
- the nuoF gene encoding NADH-quinone oxidoreductase subunit NuoF: MPYEPILLARVGKPGSAALEGYRADGGYATAERAVKELKPEQVVAQVKDSGLRGRGGAGFPCGLKWTFLPKDHPGPIYLCVNADESEPCTYNNRILMEKDPHQVLEGIMLACFAIKSKKAFFYVRYEYGDAFRAVQGAVDELYAAGLLGTNIFGAGFDLDIVVHRGAGAYICGEETGLIESLEGKRAWPRIKPPFPAIEGAFRKPTIVNNVETLACVTQVMKRGIDWFKSLGVPPDPNNPRDAGSYGPKLYTLAGHVNKPVCVELPMGVTLRELVEVHGGGVWKGRKAKAVNPGGLSMGYVDVNAPLKGGDGKTEYDIPLDFNGPGRVGCLGLGTAAVTVVDDQTSMVDVLHNTCQFFAHESCGQCTPCREGTGWMLKITDRLRRGLGRKEDLDILVEVADRIGIMPGTTICGLADGAGWPVKTAVRKFRAEFEAAIKSGEKSKYAKALAMAH, from the coding sequence ATGCCGTACGAACCCATCCTCCTGGCCCGCGTCGGCAAGCCCGGCAGCGCCGCGCTCGAGGGCTACCGCGCCGACGGCGGCTACGCCACGGCCGAGCGCGCCGTCAAGGAGCTGAAGCCCGAGCAGGTCGTCGCGCAGGTCAAGGACTCGGGCCTCCGCGGCCGCGGCGGCGCCGGCTTCCCCTGCGGCCTCAAGTGGACCTTCCTCCCCAAGGACCACCCCGGCCCCATCTACCTGTGCGTCAACGCCGACGAGTCGGAGCCGTGCACGTACAACAACCGCATCCTGATGGAGAAGGACCCCCACCAGGTGCTCGAAGGGATCATGCTCGCCTGCTTCGCCATCAAGTCGAAGAAGGCGTTCTTCTACGTCCGCTACGAGTACGGCGACGCCTTCCGCGCCGTCCAAGGGGCCGTTGACGAGCTGTACGCCGCCGGGCTCCTCGGCACCAACATCTTCGGCGCCGGGTTCGACCTCGACATCGTGGTTCACCGCGGCGCCGGGGCGTACATCTGCGGCGAGGAAACCGGCCTCATCGAGAGCCTCGAAGGGAAGCGGGCGTGGCCGCGGATCAAGCCGCCGTTCCCGGCCATCGAAGGCGCCTTCCGCAAGCCCACCATCGTCAACAACGTCGAGACGCTGGCGTGCGTCACGCAGGTGATGAAGCGCGGCATCGACTGGTTCAAGAGCCTCGGCGTCCCGCCCGACCCCAACAACCCCCGCGACGCCGGCAGCTACGGCCCCAAGCTGTACACCCTCGCCGGGCACGTCAACAAGCCGGTGTGCGTCGAGCTGCCGATGGGCGTGACGCTCCGCGAACTCGTGGAAGTTCACGGCGGCGGCGTCTGGAAGGGGCGCAAGGCGAAGGCCGTCAACCCCGGCGGCCTCAGCATGGGCTACGTCGACGTGAACGCCCCGCTCAAGGGCGGCGACGGCAAGACGGAGTACGACATCCCGCTGGACTTCAACGGCCCCGGCAGGGTCGGCTGCCTCGGCCTCGGCACCGCGGCCGTGACCGTGGTCGACGACCAGACCAGCATGGTCGACGTGCTCCACAACACCTGCCAGTTCTTCGCCCACGAGAGCTGCGGCCAGTGTACCCCGTGCCGCGAGGGGACCGGCTGGATGCTCAAAATCACCGACCGCCTCCGCCGCGGGCTCGGTCGCAAGGAAGACCTCGACATCCTGGTCGAAGTCGCGGACCGCATCGGCATCATGCCCGGCACGACGATCTGCGGCCTGGCCGACGGCGCCGGGTGGCCGGTGAAGACGGCCGTGCGGAAGTTCCGCGCCGAGTTCGAGGCGGCGATCAAGAGCGGCGAGAAGAGCAAGTACGCGAAGGCGCTGGCGATGGCCCACTGA
- a CDS encoding molybdopterin-dependent oxidoreductase, giving the protein MPTVYVNDKPVEIGTARLNCVQAAGLADTFVPHYCYHEALSVVASCRMCLVEVGERKPDGTVVMQPKVLPGCQTPVKDGTVVVTGDYAKRDQTQAALAYPADYVKGGQPGDRAKRAQADTLEGLLLNHPLDCPVCDKAGECKLQDYSYDYGRSESRMVDEKNQPPNKPGLSSKITLFTDRCIMCTRCVRFTREISGTAELMVNGRGHHEEIDTFPGRPLENKLAGNVVDLCPVGALGSKDFLYKQRVWYLKTVDQVCSRCSTGCSTHVDSNKDIVYRLRARENPLAQGHFMCDEGRYGYHFANSAERFVRPQVKRDGRFQPAPWAQVTPQLKQELSAAVQANARGVVAVLSPYLTVEEAFLLGSYFKGLSADVRLTLGPVPVVGEDDRYPKDVRGNAVEPTKFVIRAEKCPNRRGVEAVLTHLQGAVIPFADVAREALDALWFAGGYPEPGYAEAGIPSDWKAPALLVAQDLFPSLVTAAAKYVLPGTSSFEKEGTFVNHAGLAQSFGRAARPPVEARTELQLGYDLLGRRGLAQAAVVRAEVAGAVSWLAPLGGEVPANGVKLGD; this is encoded by the coding sequence ATGCCGACCGTGTACGTGAACGACAAGCCGGTCGAGATCGGCACCGCCCGCCTGAACTGCGTGCAGGCCGCCGGGCTCGCGGACACGTTCGTCCCGCACTACTGCTACCACGAGGCGCTCTCGGTCGTGGCGTCGTGCCGGATGTGCCTCGTCGAGGTCGGCGAGCGCAAGCCGGACGGCACCGTCGTCATGCAGCCGAAGGTGCTCCCCGGCTGCCAGACGCCCGTGAAGGACGGCACCGTCGTCGTCACCGGCGACTACGCCAAGCGCGACCAGACGCAGGCGGCGCTGGCCTACCCCGCCGACTACGTGAAGGGCGGCCAGCCCGGCGACCGGGCCAAGCGGGCGCAGGCCGACACGCTCGAAGGGCTGCTGCTGAACCACCCGCTCGACTGCCCCGTCTGCGACAAGGCCGGCGAGTGCAAGCTGCAAGACTACAGCTACGACTACGGCCGCTCCGAAAGTCGCATGGTCGACGAGAAGAACCAGCCGCCGAACAAGCCGGGGCTGTCGAGCAAGATCACGCTGTTCACCGACCGCTGCATCATGTGTACGCGGTGCGTGCGGTTCACCCGCGAGATCAGCGGCACCGCCGAGCTGATGGTGAACGGCCGCGGCCACCACGAGGAGATCGACACCTTCCCCGGCCGGCCGCTGGAGAACAAGCTGGCCGGGAACGTGGTCGATCTGTGCCCCGTGGGTGCCCTCGGCAGCAAGGACTTCCTGTACAAGCAGCGCGTGTGGTACCTCAAGACCGTCGATCAGGTCTGTTCGCGCTGCAGCACCGGGTGCAGCACGCACGTCGACAGCAACAAGGACATCGTGTACCGCCTGCGGGCGCGGGAGAACCCGCTGGCGCAGGGCCACTTCATGTGCGACGAGGGCCGCTACGGCTACCACTTCGCCAACAGCGCCGAGCGGTTCGTGCGGCCGCAGGTGAAGCGCGACGGCCGCTTCCAGCCGGCCCCGTGGGCGCAGGTCACGCCGCAGCTGAAGCAGGAGCTTTCGGCCGCGGTGCAGGCGAACGCCCGCGGCGTCGTGGCCGTGCTGTCGCCTTATCTCACCGTCGAGGAAGCATTCCTGCTCGGCAGCTACTTCAAGGGGCTGTCCGCGGACGTGCGATTGACGCTCGGGCCGGTGCCGGTGGTCGGCGAGGACGACCGCTACCCGAAGGACGTGCGCGGCAACGCCGTCGAGCCGACGAAGTTCGTCATCCGCGCCGAGAAGTGCCCGAACCGCCGCGGCGTCGAGGCGGTGCTGACCCACTTACAGGGGGCGGTGATCCCGTTCGCGGACGTGGCGCGGGAGGCGCTGGACGCGCTGTGGTTCGCCGGCGGCTACCCCGAGCCCGGCTACGCGGAAGCCGGCATCCCGAGCGACTGGAAGGCGCCGGCGCTGCTGGTGGCGCAGGACCTGTTCCCGTCGCTGGTGACGGCCGCGGCGAAGTACGTGCTGCCGGGCACGTCCTCCTTCGAGAAGGAGGGGACGTTCGTGAACCACGCCGGGCTGGCGCAGTCGTTCGGGCGCGCCGCGCGGCCGCCGGTCGAGGCGCGGACGGAGTTGCAGCTGGGCTACGACCTGCTCGGCCGCCGCGGGCTGGCGCAGGCGGCGGTTGTTCGCGCGGAAGTTGCCGGGGCCGTATCGTGGCTCGCGCCGCTGGGCGGCGAGGTGCCGGCGAACGGTGTGAAGTTGGGTGATTGA
- the nuoH gene encoding NADH-quinone oxidoreductase subunit NuoH, which yields MPQFDLVTALILIVAVMGGGLGLVAYLTLGERKVSAWIQDRVGPNRVGPFGLLQPLADGGKFFLKEEVIPAHVDRIFYVLAPAVGVITALLALAVVPVGGATPPPDPAPTVAAFDQAQADYRSKLNLVIAPGIDVGVLYVFALGSLAVYGVILAGWSANNKYSLLGAMRSSAQIISYEIPLGMAVLGVFLIVGSLNLERIAAWQETHTWWLVFFQPLAALLFMISAYAEGSRLPFDLPEAEQELVGGFHTEYSSMKLGLLLMTEFIHLITAGFMMSILFLGGWSLFGLENVSADPTVTAVLKAGILLTKMFLYCVFALIVRWTIPRFRFDQLMNLAWKVMIPLGLANVVCVVVALQFGAPLWVLTAASAGLFLVAGCIAVRAAGSITNPKRAVRKLPPGMPVGVTYAGR from the coding sequence ATGCCGCAGTTCGACCTGGTAACCGCGCTGATCCTCATCGTCGCCGTCATGGGCGGCGGGCTGGGCCTCGTCGCGTACCTGACGCTCGGCGAGCGGAAGGTGAGCGCCTGGATTCAGGACCGCGTCGGCCCCAACCGCGTCGGCCCCTTCGGGCTGCTGCAACCGCTCGCGGACGGCGGCAAATTCTTCCTCAAGGAGGAAGTGATCCCCGCCCACGTCGACCGCATCTTCTACGTCCTCGCGCCGGCCGTGGGCGTGATTACGGCGCTGCTGGCGCTGGCAGTGGTGCCCGTCGGCGGCGCCACCCCGCCGCCCGACCCGGCCCCCACCGTCGCCGCGTTCGACCAGGCGCAGGCCGACTACCGCTCGAAGCTGAACCTCGTCATCGCCCCCGGCATCGACGTGGGCGTGCTGTACGTGTTCGCCCTCGGGTCGCTCGCCGTGTACGGCGTGATCCTCGCCGGGTGGAGCGCCAACAACAAGTATTCGCTGCTCGGCGCGATGCGGAGCTCGGCGCAAATCATCAGCTACGAGATTCCGCTCGGCATGGCGGTGCTCGGCGTGTTCCTCATCGTGGGGTCGCTGAACCTGGAGCGGATCGCGGCGTGGCAGGAAACGCACACGTGGTGGCTGGTGTTCTTCCAGCCGCTGGCGGCGCTCTTGTTCATGATCTCGGCCTACGCCGAGGGGAGCCGCCTGCCGTTCGACCTGCCCGAAGCCGAACAGGAACTCGTGGGCGGGTTCCACACCGAGTACTCGAGCATGAAGCTCGGCCTGCTGCTGATGACGGAGTTCATCCACCTCATCACGGCCGGGTTCATGATGTCGATCCTGTTTCTCGGCGGGTGGTCGCTGTTCGGGCTGGAGAACGTCTCCGCCGACCCGACGGTGACCGCGGTGCTGAAGGCGGGCATCCTGCTCACGAAGATGTTCCTGTACTGCGTGTTCGCGCTGATCGTGCGCTGGACGATCCCGCGGTTCCGGTTCGACCAGCTGATGAACCTGGCGTGGAAGGTGATGATCCCGCTCGGGCTGGCGAACGTGGTGTGCGTGGTGGTCGCCCTCCAGTTCGGCGCCCCGCTGTGGGTGCTGACGGCCGCGTCGGCGGGGCTGTTCCTCGTCGCCGGGTGCATCGCGGTGCGGGCGGCCGGGTCGATCACGAACCCCAAGCGCGCGGTGCGGAAGCTGCCGCCGGGGATGCCGGTGGGTGTTACGTACGCGGGTCGATGA